The Desulfobulbus propionicus DSM 2032 DNA segment CTCCTGCTTGGCCTGGTGTTCATCCTTGTCCTGGTGGTGCTGCTGAACAGGGGGATCCTGCGGCACCTGACCCGCCTGACCAGCGAAGTGGGCGCCATCGCCGTCAGCGGCCGCCACGACGGCCGGGTCACGGTGAGCAGCCAGGACGAAATCGGCGAGCTCGCCATCCAGATCAACACCATGCTGGAATCGCTGCATTGGCTGCAGCGGCAGCGCGAGGACAACGAACGGCACCTGCAGACCATCATCGATTCGATTCACTGCGGGATCATGATCGTCGATGCCGAAAACCGCCACATCCTGTCGATCAACAGGACCGGGGCCGCCATGCTCAACCGTTCGCCCGAGGCGGTGATCGGCCAGGTCTGCCATCAGTTTGCCTGTCCGCAGCAGCAGCACGACTGCCCGGTGCTGGATAGGGGCGAGCAGGTTGACCTGAGCGAGCGCAGCCTGCTGCGCGCCGACAACAGTCTGTTGCCGGTGCTCAAGAGCGTGGCGGTGATCGAGAAGGAGGGCCGCCAGCTGCTGATCGAAAGCTTCATCGACATCAGCGGCCTGAAGCAGGTGCAAGAGAAACTGCGAATCAACGAGCTGAAATATCGACAATTTTTCGAGGATGACCTGACCGGCAAGTTCCTCGGCGACATCGATGGTCAGATTCTCGACTGCAACCGGGCCTTTGCCGAAATGCTCGGCTACCAGGAGGTGAATGAAGTCAAGGGCGTCAGCTTCCGCCAGCATTATTTCATCGCCGGCAACCGCGCCGACAAGCTGCAACGCCTGACCAAGAGCGGGAAACTGATACGCGACGAGGAAATTCTCCGCCACCGCGACGGCTCGCCGATCTACTGTATCGGCAACATCGTCGGCGAATTCGACGAACAGGGGCAGTTGATCCACATCCGGGGATATGTCATGGACGACACCAAACGGGTGCTGCTTGAACAGGAGGTCCGCCAAGCGCAGAAGCTGGAGGCCATCGGCACCATGGCCGGCGGCATCGCCCATGATTTCAACAACATTCTCGCCGGGATCATGGGCTATGCCGAACTGATCCTCCGCGACCTCGAGCAACAGCCGCAGGCCCGCCACCAGCAGCTGCTGCGCAATATCCTCTCGGCCGGAGAACGGGCCAGGGCCCTGATCCACAAGATTCTCACCTTCAGCCGGCAGGCGGAAAGCGAACCGCAGCCGATCCGGCTGCAACAGACGATCGACGATGCGGTCGACCTGATCCGCGCCAGCCTGCCGAGCACCATCGCCATCGAACATCGTTCCGATTCCCGGGCCACGGTTCTGGCCGACCCGATTCAGATCCACCAGGTGTTCATGAACCTGTGCACCAACGCCGGCCATGCGATGAAGGAGAGCGGCGGCACCCTGACCATCAGCCTGGAGGACGTGACCCTCGACAGCCAATTCACCAGCGACCACCCGGAACTGCGGCCCGGCGAATATGTGCGGGTCGAGGTCAGCGACAGCGGCGAGGGCATCCCGGAGCATCTGCTCGGCCGCATTTTCGATCCATTCTTCACCACCAAGAAGAAAGGAGAAGGCACCGGCCTGGGCCTGGCGATGGTGCACGGCATCGTCAGCTCGATGCACGGCCTGATCCAGGTTGCCTCCCAGCCCGGACAGGGCACCCGGTTCACCATTCATCTGCCGATCGTCCAGGAAACCGGGGACAAGGCGCCAGCCGCTCCCCAGACCGTGCCCACGGGCAGCGAGCACGTGGTCTATGTCGATGACGAGGAATTTCTGGTGGACATCGGCACCGAGATTCTGCGCGGCTTGGGCTATCTGGTGACCGGGTTCACCGACAGCGACCTGGCGCTTGGATATCTGCTCGCCCACGAGGGCGAGGTGGATCTGGTGATTTCGGACATGACCATGCCCAAACTCACCGGTCTGGACCTGGCCCGCAACCTGCAAGAACTCGACGCTCCGCCGCCGGTGATCATCTGCACCGGCCACAACGAGGGCATGACCACGACCGATCTCGCCCCCTTGGGCGTGCGCGAGATGCTGCTCAAGCCGATCACGGTCAACAAGCTGGCGGAGGCGGTCCGCCGGGTGCTGGACGCCGGGGCGTAAGAATCATCACCCGCGCCTGACCGAGCCTCCGGCAGGCCGATATTCAAGGAGAACAAGCCCATGCTGTTGTCCCGCTGGATCCTCCATTGCTGTGTGCTGGCGCTGTGCGGCTGTCTCGCGGCCGGCTGCCGGCCAGACGACCCCCAGCCGTCCTCGGCGCCCCCCCGCCTGGCCCGGGAACTGGCGTTGTACAACTGGCCCGATGATATCCCCCGGTCGGTGCTGGAGGCCTTCACCCGGGAATTCGGGGTCAAGGTGGTCTATCAGACCTTCCAATCCCAGGAAGAAGCGGTGGCCGCGCTCCTCGACGGCAAGGTGTATGACGTGGCGGTGCTGGAAAATCCGTTCATTCCCCCTCTGGTGGCGGCCAACCGCCTCAAGGAGCTCAATTTCCGCCACATCCCCAATTTTCGCAACATCTCGGCCAATTTCCGCGATCTGGCCGCCGATCCGGGCAACCGCTACACCGTGCCCTATCATTACGGCACCACCGGCCTGCTGGTCCGCACCGATCTCGTTGGCCAGACGGTGCGCCGCTGGAGTGATCTGTGGCAGCCGCGCCTCCAGGGCAAGGTGGCCATGCGCGCCCAAAGCAGGGAACTGCTCGGCCTGACCCTGCTTTCCCTCGGATACAGTCTGAATTCGGAGAAACCGAGCGAGATCGATGCCGCCGTGGAACGGTTGATCGCCCTGAAACCCCAGGTCCGCTGGGTCGAGGTCGACACGCCCAAGGCGGTGGCCAAACTGCTCGACGGCTCCGCCCCTGTTCTCCTGGGCTGGCCCATGGATTATCAGGTGGCCCATGCGGCCAACCCGGCGGTGGCCTACATCCTGCCCGAGGAAGGAACCGCCCTGTGGAGTGACAACTATGTGATCCCGGCCAGCAGCCCCAACGTCTACACCGCCGAGGTGTTCATCAATTTTCTGCTCCGCCCCGAGATCAGCGCCCAGATCGTCAACGAGCGCAGCTATCCCACGGCCAACGAGGCCGCCCTGGACCTGATCAAGCCCGAGGTGCGCAACGATCCGGTCATTTTCCCGCCGGCCGAGGCGCTGCGGCGGGCCCATTTTTATCGCCCCCTGAGCCGGGAAGGAGAAACCCTCTACCAGCGAGCCTGGGATCGTTTCCTCGCCGCGCCTCCGGCCCTGGACGGGCAGCCATGAACCCGGACCGCGTGCCCGTGCCAAAAGTGTCCGCCGAACCCTCGGCCGGCTTCCTCGGCCGCAGCCTGCGGCGGCAACTGCTGGTGGTGTTCGGATCGGCCATGGGGCTGCTGCTGGTCGTCAGTCTCGCCGGCATTTTTTTCCTGGTGCGCACCACCGAACGGCAAGGCTGGATCGGCCGCCAGCACGAAGCAACCCAGCGGGTGGTGCACACGGTCGGCGAGTTCATGCAGCGGCAGCAGGAGGTGCTGCGCACCGTGGATCTGCTGGCGGGGGATCAACCAGGGGACACGGGCGCCACCCTGACCCAGCTCCTGCGCGAGCAGCCGATCATCAAGGAGCTGATCCAGGTCGATGCCGACGGCCGGGTTCTCGCCCGCGCCTCGACCGATGCGCCGGTGCTGGCCGACCTGTTCACCGTCGCCCAGGCCAACTGGTTCGTCACCGCCCGCCGGGGAGACACCTATATCGGCGACATGCAGTTGTCCGCGGCCACGGAGCCCTACGCGGTCTTTGCCGTGCCCGCCTCCCGGGGCGGGGTGATCGCCTGCCGTCTGCGGGTCGATCGTTTCAGCCAGCTGGTGGCAGAGCTCCATTTCGGCCGCGGCGGCATCTCCTATCTGGTCAGCCGCGAAGGCCGGGTCATCGCCCACAGCGGCTCCCGCCTGATTCCAGGCGCCCACGAACAGGGCCATCACCATCACCTGCTCGACCTGATCCGCACCACGGTCGACAGCTGGTCGGGCACCTATCAGAACTTCAACGGCCACTGGGTGGTGGGCACCATCGCCGCCGTGCCCGGCACCCCGTGGATGGCGGTCACCGAGCTTCCCCTGGAGGAGGCCCATGCGGCCAGCTGGCGGGCGCTGTGGACCCTGTTCATCGCCGCCCTGATCATCACCGCCACCCTCACCGTCCTGGTCACCTGGCTGCTCAAGCGTCAGTTCCTTGGCCCGCTCGAACAGTTGCAGCAGGGCGTGACGCAGATCGGCCACGGGGCGCTCGACCACCGCATTGTCCTTGCCGGGCCCTCCGAATACCTCCATCTCGCCGGGGCCTTCAACCACATGGCCGCCACCCTGCAGCAACGGGAAGCGCAGCTGGCCGAACAGAACAGGGCCATGCAGGCCAGCGAGGCCCGGTACCGCGCCATTGTCGAGGACCAGACCGAACTGGTCTGCCGCTATCTGCCCACCGGCGACATCACCTTTGCCAACGAAGCCTTCTGCCGCTATTTCGACAGACCGCGCGACCAACTCGACGGCGTTGATTGCCGCCAGATGCTCTCCCCGGACAACCCGGAGGCAGCGCTGCGGCTGCTGGACACGCTGTGCCCGGCGCATCCGGTGGCACGTTCCGAGCATCGCCTCGTCCGGCCCGACGGCGAGATTCGCTGGCTGCACTGGACCAATCGGGCGATCTTCGACGACCGGGGCAACCTGGTGGAGTATGCCGGGGTCGGCCACGACGTCACCGAACGAAAGCAGACGGCCGAGGCCCTGCTCCGCACCAAGGAGGAAGCGGAGGCGGCCAATCGGGCCAAATCGCGGTTTCTCGCCAACATGAGCCACGAGATCCGCACGCCGCTGAACGCGATCATCGGCATGACCCACCTGGCCATGCACACACGGGAGGACGACAAACGGCAGCGGTTCCTCGCCACCGTGGCCCACGCCGCCGACAGTCTGCTCGGCCTGCTCAACGACATTCTCGACATTTCCAAGATGGAGGCCGGCCAGCTGTCCCTGGCCACGGAGCCGTTCGACCCGCGCCGGCTGGTCGAGGCCTCGGTTGCGACCCTGGCCGCCCAGGCCAGCGAAAAGGGCTTGGATCTGCGGCTGCACCTCGGCCCCGCCCTGCCCGACTGCCTGCTCGGCGATGCCCTGCGGCTGCGGCAGATCCTGCTCAACCTGCTCGGCAACGCGGTCAAGTTCACCCCGGCCGGCACCATCACCCTGGAGGCCTTTGCCGAAGAGGCGGAGGATGCCGACAACCGGGTCTATCTCCATCTGCGGGTCACCGACACCGGCATCGGCATCCCGGCGGAAAAACTGGAGTTGATCTTCAACCGCTTTGAACAGGCGGATAACTCCTATGGCCGGCAGTATGGCGGCGCCGGCCTGGGGCTGTCCATCAGCGCCCAGCTGGCCGCCCTGATGCACGGTCGCCTTTGGGCGGAAAGCCGGGAAAACCAGGGCAGCACCTTCCACTGCCTCATCCCCTTCCCGCGCTGCGCGTGGCCGGCCGAGGCGAACGGGGCCGACAACGAAACCGGCACGGCTCCGGCTGTGTCCCGCCTGCGCATCCTGGTGGTCGATGACAACGAAGTCAATCGGGACGTGGCCGCCATGACCCTGGAACGCAACCACGCGGTCACCACCGCCGACAACGGCCTGGAGGCGTTGCGCACCCTGGCCGCCGAACCTGTCGACCTCGTGCTCATGGATGTGCAGATGCCGGTGATGGATGGTTTGGCGACCACGACGGTGATCCGGGCCATCGAACAGGGCCGCCCCCTTCCGGTCGAGTTGCCCGACAACCTGGGACCGGCCCTCGCCGCCCGCCTGACCGGCCGTCGGCTGCCGATCATGGCCATGACCGCCCACGCCATGGACGGCGACCGCGACATGTGCCTCCAGGCCGGCATGGACGCCTATGTGACCAAGCCGTTCCAGCCCGACCAACTGACCATGGTGGTCGGTTCGCTGGCCCTGTCCCGCCCGGACGATGCCGCACGTGCGGCTGTCGACGCCCCGCAGCAGCCGCCGGCCGTGTCTGTCCCCCAGAGCGTGGAACCGACCGCCGAGGCGGTGACCGCCTATCTCCTGGCCACCACCCTCCTGGAAACGGACCAGGTGGCAAAAATCCTCGCCGCGGTGCGGACCAGCATGGCCGAACACCTGGACGCGGCCGATCACGCCTTCCGGACGGACGACCTCGATGGCGTGGCCCGGGCCGCCCACACCCTCAAGGGCACCCTGATGCAGTGCGGCCTGGAGGTCTGGGCACGAATGGCCCAGGAGATCGTCGCCGCCATCAGAACCACCCAGGTCCTGCCGCCCGCCGACCTGCTGGCCGACCTGCGCCAGGGCCTGGCCGAGCTGCTCGCCCCGGAACGGCCGGCGGACAGCGGCGGCCAAACCACCCCTTCGCGGCCTCACACGGTTGCCTGACCAAGGGACATCCATGGAAACGCCCATTGTCCTTGTTGTCGATGACGAACCGACCAACCTGGCGGTGCTCGCCAACCTGCTGCGGCCGTTGTATACGGTGCGCGCCTGCAAATCCGGCGAACAGGCGCTGGCGGCGGCCATCCGCGAACCCCGGCCGGATCTGATCCTCCTGGATGTGATGATGCCCGGCATGGATGGCTTCTCCGTGCTCCACCGCTTGCGGCAGCATGAACACTCCAGGGATATTCCGGTCATCTTCGTCACCGCGCTCAGCGATGAACTCGACGAGGAGCACGGCCTGCGGCTGGGGGCGGTGGACTACATCACCAAGCCGATCAAACCGGCGGTGGTGCTCTCCCGCGTCCAGGTCCACGTGGAGGTCAAGCAGGCCCGTGACCGGCTGAAGAGTCACAATGCCTGGCTGGAAACCGAGGTGGCGCGGCGGATGCAGGAAAACGTGCTCATCCAGGATGTCAGTCTGGCGGCCATGGCCCAGCTGGCGGAAACGCGGGATTCCGATCTCGGCAACCATATTGCCCGCACCCGGGCCTACGTGGAGACCCTGGCCCGCCGCCTCCAGCCCCATCCGCGCTTCGCCCGCGACCTGGACGAACTCAATCTGACCCGCATCGTCAAGGCTTCGCCGCTCCACGACATCGGCAAGATCGGCATTCCCGACCGTATCCTGCTCAAACCCGGCCCGCTGACGCCGGCGGAATGGGCCATCATGCAGACCCACTGCCGGATCGGCGGCAATGCCATTGAACGGGCCATGAACACCACCCTGCGCCAATACGCGGACAGACCCGATCAGGCCAAACCCGAAGCGTTGATGTTTCTTGAGGTGGCCAAGGATATCGCCATCAGCCATCACGAGCGCTGGGACGGCTCCGGCTATCCCGATGGCCTGGCGGGGGAGGCCATCCCGCTGGCGGCCCGCTTGATGGCCCTGGCCGACGTGTTCGACGCCCTGACCACCGAGCGCGTCTACAAGAAGCCCTGGCCGGTCGAAGCCGCCGTGGCCCTGGTCCGCGAGCAGAAGAACCGCCACTTCGATCCGGATATCGTCGAGGCCTTCGAGGCCGAACTCGACACCTTGGTCGCCATTCAACACCGACTCACCGATCGCTGCCCCGGAGGCCTGACCTGATGGACATCCCAGCCGCTCATGACAGGCACAACGAACAGGGGACCGCAATGCTGGAGCAGGCCCCCTGCCCCCTGCTGATCACCCGCATGGACGACGGCCGCCTCCTGTACTGCAATGTCCGGGCAAGGCAGCTGTTCGGCCTGGACGGGGAAACGTGCCGCCTGGTGTCGATCGAACAGTTCTATCACCATCCCGCCGATCGGGCCGATCTGCTCGATACCCTGCGGCACGACGGGTTTGTGGTTGAACGGGAACAGGAGTTTGTGGATCGTCAGGGCAGAGCCTTCCCCGCCCTGGTGTCATCGACGCTGGTGGAGTACGGCACCCAGCCGGCCCTGCTGAGCGTGATCACCGACATCAGTCAACGCCGCCAGGCCGAACAGGCCCTGCAGCAGGAACGCGCCCAACTGCGTGCCCGCACCGAACGCCTCCAGCTGCACAACCAGCTGCTCGGCCGTCTGTCCACCGCCCAAACCGCCATCGATGGCGACCTGCCGGCCTTTGCCCGCGAGGTGACCGAGCTGTTGGCCGAGTCCCTCGATATCGCCCGGGTTTCGGTCTGGATGTTTAGGGAGACAGACGATGCGGCCGGCCAGCTCATTTGCCTCGACCTCTACGAGCAGGCCAGCCGCACCCACACCCGGGGCCAGATCCTGCACGGGGAAATGTTCCGCCGCGAACTGCCCGAACTCGCCACCCGCCGGTTCGTGGCCGCCAGCGACCCGCTGAGCGATCCACGAACCGCAGCCTATGGCCCTGCCTACCTGACGCCCCTGGGCATCACTTCCCTGCTGGACTGCGGCATTGTATCCGGCGGCCGCACCCGGGGGGTGATCTGCTTCGAACATGTCCGCCGTCCCCACTATTGGGAGGCGGATGAAATCGCTTTTGGCTGCCAGGTCGCCGATCAGCTGGGCATGGTGCTGCTCACCGACGAGCGGCTGCAAGTGGTCCAATCGCTGCACCGCAGCGAGCAGCTTCTCAAACAGGCCCAGGAAGTGGCCCAGACCGGGTACTGGCATTTTGACTTCGCCACCCGGACCCTGTCGCTGTCCGACGAAACCTACCGCATCTTCGACGCGCCCGAGGGGTCCATGCGCTCGATCGAAGCCTTTAACCGGATGGTTCCGCCCGAGGACCGCCCCCTGATCGAGCAGCAATGGCGTATTGCCCGCCAAGGCGCGCCCTACCGGGTTCGTCATCGAATCCTGGTCGGCGGCGTGGTCAAATGGCTCGAGGAGCGGGCCAGCATCGAATTCGATGGCCAGGGAAAACCAATCCAGGCCCTGGGCACGACCCAGGACATCACCCGGCAGATGGAAGACCAGTTCCGGCTTGAGCGCCTCAACCGGGTGTATGCCATGCTCGGCCACAGCAACGAGGCCATTGCCCGTGTTCGCGATCCCGAACGGCTGTTCGCGGAAATCTGCCACATCGTAGTGAATGAGGGCGGATTCGACGCCGCCTGGATCGGCCAGGCCAATGCAAATGGACAGATAGCGGTCCTGGCCCGGGTGGGATTGGACGACGACGCCCTGGCCCGGCTCGACCTGTCGCTCGCCGGCGTGTCACCCGCGGCCCGAGCCCTGCGCGCCGGCACGACCCAGCTTGATGACCAGGCCATGGAAACGCGGCCCATCGACCGCAGCCCCGAGGATGCCGCCACCGGCGCCACCCACCCCTCGTCCGCCGCCTTTCCCGTTCTGATCGACGACGAGCCGCGCATCGTCCTCCATATCCACGCCCAGGACAAGCACCGATTCGACGATCAGCACATCGAGCTGTTTGCCCGCCTTGCCGGCAATCTCGGCATTGCCCTGGAATTGGCGGCCGCGCGCGCCGCCGAACTCAACGCGGTCAACGAGCGGCTGCGCGTGAGCGAGGAGCGCCACGCCTTTGCCCTTGAGGCCTCCAACGACGGTTTGTGGGACTGGGATCTCGATACCGGCCGAGTGTACTGCAGCCCCTCCTTTTTCACCATGCTGGGATATACCCCTGGGGAACTTGTGCCCCACATCCAAAGCTGGCACGAATTGGTCCATCCCGACGATCGCGCATGGGTATCGGCCGAGGCCTACCGGCGGATTGCCGAGGAAGGCGGCTTTGAGCTCGAATACCGTTCTCGCACCAAGGACGGCCGCTCGCTCTGGGTGCTGAGCCGGGGCAAGGTGGTGGCCCGCGCCCCTGACGGCCGTCCCCTGCGGGTGGTGGGGGTCCACACCGACCTCACCACCCACAAGCGCATCGAACTGGAGTTGCGCACCGTTGCCGAGGAGCAGCAGGCGATCCTCAATGCCGCGCCCGTGGGCATCTGCTTTATCAAGGACCGGACGGTCGTCCGCTGCAACCGCAAACTCGAGGAGATTTTCGGTCATGCGCCCGGTGCCATGGCCGGAACCAGCACTCTCCCCTGGTACGAAAGCGAGGCCGAATACCAGGAGATCGGCCGCACCATTGCCCATGCGCTCAAGGAACAGGCCCTATTTCACGCCGAGCGCCAGCTCGTGCGTCAGGATGGCAGCCGCTTCTGGGCGCGGATGACGGCCCAGGCCCTTGCCCCCGGGGACCTCAGCAAAGGACTGGTGGGCATGCTCGAGGACATCACCGATGAACGCGAGGCCTCGGCGGCCTTGCACGCGGCCAAGGAACGGGCCGAGGCGGCGACCCGGGCCAAATCGGAATTCCTGGCCAACATGAGCCACGAGATCCGCACGCCGATGAATGCCATCCTCGGCTTTGCCCACCTGATCAAGCGCGATCCCCTCACCCCCTCGCAGTTGGCCCAATTGGAGAAACTCTCCGCCGCCACCCACCATCTGCTCAACATCATCAACGACATTCTCGACATCTCCAAGATCGAAGCCAACAAAATGGAGCTCGGCGTCGAAGATTTCGATCTGGCGCGGATCATCGACCGGATCGCCGCCCTGGTCGCGGATTCGGTTTTGGCGAAACATCTGGAGCTGTTCGTCGATCTCGACCATGTGCCGTCCATGCTGCGCGGCGACGGGTCCCGCCTGGGTCAGATCCTGCTCAATGTCGTCAGCAACGCCATCAAGTTCACCGAACAGGGGGCGGTCGACATCACGGTCCGCGTTGTCGATGCCAGGGAGGACAGGCCGGTCCTGCGTTTCGAGATCAGGGACACGGGCATCGGCATGAGCGCCGAGCAGGTGGAACGGGCCTTCCTGCCCTTTGAACAGGCGGACAGCTCCATGACCCGCCGATTCGGCGGCACGGGCCTGGGGCTGACCATCAGCCGGCAACTGGTCGAACTGATGGGCGGCCGCATGGGCGTGGAAAGCGAACTCGGTCACGGCACGCTGTGCTGGCTGGAGATTCCCTTCGAGGTATCACCGCAAGCGCCTGCCGCGATGGGCACAGGCGAAGGGTTTGCGGCCCTGCGGGCGCTGGTCATCGACGATTGCCAGGCGTCGCGGGAGATTCTCGCCGCCATGCTGCGCACACTGGGCATGCGGGTGACAACGGCGGCCTCCGGTGCAGGCGGACTCGACGAACTCAGGCGCGGATTCGGGGAAACGGGGAAGTACGATCTCCTGATCGTCGATTGGCACCTGGCGGGGATGAGCGGCCTGGAAATCCTGCACCGGGTGCGGAACCTCGACCAAGCCCGGCGGCCGCCCCTGGTCATGATCGCCGCCTATGGCGGTCAGGTGCCGGGGGAGGCGGTTGCCCGGAGCGGGGCCTGCAAGGTGCTCGCCAAACCCGTCACCCCTTCACTGCTCCATGACGCCCTGGCGGAAACGGTGCCACCCGTGGCGCGGCG contains these protein-coding regions:
- a CDS encoding PAS domain S-box protein, yielding MDIPAAHDRHNEQGTAMLEQAPCPLLITRMDDGRLLYCNVRARQLFGLDGETCRLVSIEQFYHHPADRADLLDTLRHDGFVVEREQEFVDRQGRAFPALVSSTLVEYGTQPALLSVITDISQRRQAEQALQQERAQLRARTERLQLHNQLLGRLSTAQTAIDGDLPAFAREVTELLAESLDIARVSVWMFRETDDAAGQLICLDLYEQASRTHTRGQILHGEMFRRELPELATRRFVAASDPLSDPRTAAYGPAYLTPLGITSLLDCGIVSGGRTRGVICFEHVRRPHYWEADEIAFGCQVADQLGMVLLTDERLQVVQSLHRSEQLLKQAQEVAQTGYWHFDFATRTLSLSDETYRIFDAPEGSMRSIEAFNRMVPPEDRPLIEQQWRIARQGAPYRVRHRILVGGVVKWLEERASIEFDGQGKPIQALGTTQDITRQMEDQFRLERLNRVYAMLGHSNEAIARVRDPERLFAEICHIVVNEGGFDAAWIGQANANGQIAVLARVGLDDDALARLDLSLAGVSPAARALRAGTTQLDDQAMETRPIDRSPEDAATGATHPSSAAFPVLIDDEPRIVLHIHAQDKHRFDDQHIELFARLAGNLGIALELAAARAAELNAVNERLRVSEERHAFALEASNDGLWDWDLDTGRVYCSPSFFTMLGYTPGELVPHIQSWHELVHPDDRAWVSAEAYRRIAEEGGFELEYRSRTKDGRSLWVLSRGKVVARAPDGRPLRVVGVHTDLTTHKRIELELRTVAEEQQAILNAAPVGICFIKDRTVVRCNRKLEEIFGHAPGAMAGTSTLPWYESEAEYQEIGRTIAHALKEQALFHAERQLVRQDGSRFWARMTAQALAPGDLSKGLVGMLEDITDEREASAALHAAKERAEAATRAKSEFLANMSHEIRTPMNAILGFAHLIKRDPLTPSQLAQLEKLSAATHHLLNIINDILDISKIEANKMELGVEDFDLARIIDRIAALVADSVLAKHLELFVDLDHVPSMLRGDGSRLGQILLNVVSNAIKFTEQGAVDITVRVVDAREDRPVLRFEIRDTGIGMSAEQVERAFLPFEQADSSMTRRFGGTGLGLTISRQLVELMGGRMGVESELGHGTLCWLEIPFEVSPQAPAAMGTGEGFAALRALVIDDCQASREILAAMLRTLGMRVTTAASGAGGLDELRRGFGETGKYDLLIVDWHLAGMSGLEILHRVRNLDQARRPPLVMIAAYGGQVPGEAVARSGACKVLAKPVTPSLLHDALAETVPPVARREPPLSATERELARRRGAHILLVEDNMVNQEVACLLLEGMGMRVSHADNGKSAVEMVDKTSFDLVLMDIQMPIMNGLQATAAIRRLPGGRSLPILAMTANAFNEDREQSLRAGMNDHIAKPIELAKLHELLIKWLPPRQDLPAAAGGDPPLLPGDARLRQTDLLARLQAVDGLEATAGLKLLRGDASRYVQVLRQFVDQHGQDGIELARQAKSGAFGAIRQTAHALKGAAGTLGARRIEQLAADLERLAHGGSDTASLRNRIDLVGAALTDLVGTVRELAKSVPSVAEAAVVDRQQVEEVLAALESLLGRDDTSANEVFDQAQPQLLAAFGEQARRLGRQIHDFDYADALRAIRGLRGEQAGQP